CATCGGCGGGCGGCGCGGCTCTGCCGGCGCGGCCATTGGCTGCGCCCTTGAACGGCGGAGCGCAACCGGTTGAGATGGGGGGCGATGATTCGCCGAGAGAGCCCGAGATATGGAAAAGAGCCCGGATGCATTCCGCACCATCAGCGAGGTGGCTGAGGATCTCGATCTGCCGCAGCACGTGCTCCGCTTCTGGGAGACTCGCTTCACGCAGATCAAGCCCCTGAAGCGGGGAGGCGGGCGCCGCTACTATCGCCCGCAGGACGTCGACCTGATCAAGGGCATTAAGAGCATGCTCTACGACCAGGGCTACACGATCAAGGGCGTCCAGAAGCTTCTTCGCGACAACGGCAACCAGTTCGTCGCCGCGATCGGCGCGGGCGATCTCGCCGCAGCCGAGGTCATTGCCCAGCGCAAGCAGCAGGCCGCTCCGGCACCGGTGGCGGCGCCGGCCGCTCCGCAGGCGCGTGGCCAGGACGATGAAATGCTGGTCGGTGAACCGAAGGTTCGCCCCAACAGGCGCTTTTTCGGCCTCGGCAAGGCGGAGGATGACGGCGCCGTGCCGTCCGACGGGTCGAAGCTCACCCGCGACAACCGGGCTCTCCTGCAGGAGGCCCTGTTCGACCTGCTCGAGTGCAAGCGGCTGCTCGACCAGGTCCGATAGCCCGCGGGCAGGGCGGGCGCACGATCGGCGGTCAGTCGTCGTTCGCGGCCGTCAGATGTTCGGGGCGGATGC
The nucleotide sequence above comes from Aquibium microcysteis. Encoded proteins:
- a CDS encoding MerR family transcriptional regulator — protein: MEKSPDAFRTISEVAEDLDLPQHVLRFWETRFTQIKPLKRGGGRRYYRPQDVDLIKGIKSMLYDQGYTIKGVQKLLRDNGNQFVAAIGAGDLAAAEVIAQRKQQAAPAPVAAPAAPQARGQDDEMLVGEPKVRPNRRFFGLGKAEDDGAVPSDGSKLTRDNRALLQEALFDLLECKRLLDQVR